Proteins from a single region of Tamandua tetradactyla isolate mTamTet1 chromosome 12, mTamTet1.pri, whole genome shotgun sequence:
- the ST8SIA2 gene encoding alpha-2,8-sialyltransferase 8B yields the protein MQLQFRSWVLAALTLLVIFFIFADISEIEEEIGNSGGRGTIRSAVNSLHSKSNRAEVVINGSSSPAVVDRSNESIKHNIQPASSKWRHNQTLSLRIRKQILKFLDAEKDISVLKGTLKPGDIIHYIFDRDSTMNVSQNLYELLPRTSPLKNKHFRTCAIVGNSGVLLNSGCGQEIDMHSFVIRCNLAPVQEYARDVGLKTDLVTMNPSVIQRAFEDLVNATWREKLLQRLHSLNGSILWIPAFMARGGKERVDWVNELILKHHVNVRTAYPSLRLLHAVRGYWLTNKVHIKRPTTGLLMYTLATRFCNQIYLYGFWPFPLDQNQNPVKYHYYDSLKYGYTSQASPHTMPLEFKALKSLHEQGALKLTVGQCDGAT from the exons GAATTCTGGAGGCAGAGGTACAATCAGATCAGCTGTGAACAGCTTACATAGCAAATCTAATAG agCCGAGGTTGTAATAAATGGCTCCTCATCGCCAGCTGTTGTTGACAGAAGTAATGAAAGCATTAAGCACAACATCCAGCCAGCCTCGTCCAAATGGAGACACAACCAGACACTCTCTCTGAGAATCAG GAAGCAAATCTTAAAGTTCCTGGATGCCGAGAAGGACATTTCTGTCCTCAAGGGGACGTTGAAACCTGGAGACATTATTCATTACATCTTCGACCGCGACAGCACAATGAACGTGTCCCAGAACCTGTACGAGCTCCTCCCCAGGACCTCTCCACTGAAGAACAAGCACTTCCGGACTTGTGCCATCGTGGGAAACTCAGGGGTCTTGCTGAACAGTGGCTGCGGGCAGGAGATTGACATGCACAGCTTTGTCATAAG GTGTAACCTGGCCCCCGTGCAGGAGTATGCCCGGGACGTGGGGCTCAAGACCGACCTGGTGACCATGAACCCCTCGGTCATCCAGCGGGCCTTTGAGGACCTGGTCAACGCCACATGGCGGGAGAAGCTGCTGCAGCGGCTGCACAGCCTCAACGGCAGCATCCTGTGGATCCCGGCCTTCATGGCCAGGGGCGGCAAGGAGCGCGTGGACTGGGTCAACGAGCTCATCCTCAAGCACCACGTCAACGTCCGCACCGCCTACCCCTCCCTGCGCCTGCTGCACGCCGTCCGCGG atacTGGCTGACCAACAAAGTCCACATCAAAAGACCCACCACTGGCCTCTTGATGTACACCCTGGCCACACGTTTCTGCAACCAGATCTACCTCTATGGCTTCTGGCCCTTTCCACTGGATCAGAACCAGAACCCCGTCAAGTACCACTATTACGACAGCCTCAAGTATGGCTACACCTCCCAGGCCAGCCCCCACACCATGCCCTTGGAGTTCAAGGCTCTCAAGAGCCTGCATGAGCAGGGGGCTTTGAAACTGACTGTCGGCCAGTGTGACGGGGCCACGTAA